The genomic DNA GAAGAACCCGGTTTGCCAGACGAATTTCATCTTTTACAACCGCAGTTATTACGGGAAACTTTTTGTCCGTCAAACTTCCCAGAAAATCAGGTATTTATCGCCACAGACCTAAATCTTTACTACGATGTTCATCATCCATTATGGTATAAACGCCCTGACTGGTTTGCTGTCGTTGATGTCCCCAGGTTGTATGCACAAAAAGAACTGCGGCTGAGTTATGTAGTTTGGCAAGAAGGCGTTAATCCTTTTGTAGTGGTAGAATTTACTTCACCAGGAACAGAAAAAGAAGATTTAGGGAGAACCTTACGAGATGCTAGTCAACCTCCAACTAAGTGGGAAGTTTACGAACGAGTTTTAAGAGTACCCTATTATATAGTTTTTGATCGTTACACTGACCAGTTAAGAGCATTTCAATTACAGGGAAGTAGTTATGCTGAATTGGAAATCAATCAACTGCGTGTATGGCTAAATGATATTGAATTAGGTTTGGGACTGTGGCAAGGTGTCTATGAAGGCATTGAACGGCAGTGGTTACGCTGGTATGATGCTTCGGATAACTGGGTTCTCACACCGGCAGAACGGGAAAGAAAACAAGGGGAGCGAGAAAGAAGACGTGCAGAAAGATTAGCAGCACAATTACGCGCTCTTGGTGTTGAACCTGATTTTGGTGACGATGAAGAGGGTTAAATGGCTGACATAGAAAATGGTTTACGTTTAGGTTGGTTAATTAACCCCGAAGATAAAAAAACAGAAATTTACCGAATTGGAAAACCTGTAGAAATAGTCCAACTTCCTGCAATTCTTTCTGGAGAAAATGTTTTACCAGAATTTGAATTACAACTGTAAATCAAAAGCTAAAATAACAACCAAAAAAGAAACCCATCCCGGATTCGGAATAGGCTACTTGTATTTTTTATGGTTTAATTATTTGTGGAAAACTTAGTAGCGACCACGACGACCACCACCACCACCACCACCACGATCTTCCTTTGGCTTCGCTTTATTCACTTTTAAGCCACGTCCCATCCATTCAGCACCATCTAGTGCTTCAATAGCGGCAGTCTCTTCTTCTTCCGAACTCATTTCTACAAAGGCAAAACCGCGTACACGGCCTGTTTCCCGGTCAGTAGGAATTTGAACCCGTTTTACAGAACCATATTCTGCAAATACCTGAGTCAAATCTTCGGGTGTAACTTCGTAAGAAAGATTACCTACATAAACTGACATAAAATGTCTCCAAAATCACAAGTTTGTAGAGATTTAGATTTCGGAGAGCAGTCTGTAAATACCACAAGTAAAAAGCCTGTCAATACTAACAACAAAACGCTAATCGCCGAATTAATTCTCTCCTTAATAATGACACATAAATTAATTTTTTGGAGCGAGACTTGACAAAATTTTCAGAAATTCCTGAAAAAGTTGGTCATTCATCGGGGTTTTCATTCAGGTTGGTAGCTCAAACAGCTAACTAATACCTATTACATTTATTCCTGCTAACATGATTGACAGTACCAACCCAAAACAAATCATTTTGTCTAGATGCGCTTTTCTAGGTATTGCCCAATCATTAGCTGCTCACCAGCACGAGAAATAATAGTTTGTCTGGTGCGGTATTTATCGCCGATGAGTTTTATTTCTTCTTCAAAGAGTGAATTATGATACTCAGTTCGTAAACAAAGCGTATTCAAGTTAGGGAAGTAGTATTGAGCAGTCACTGGTTTAGTAGTTGCAAAGCCACGATCACGATATAAAGTATTACCTTCTGCTCCAAATACAGTGATACCTGCTGATTCCTGCTGAGTTTTGTTCAAATCAATGCTTTGCCAACTTACTTTAGCCCCACAGATTAAGCTATTTAAATCAGTTAAATTATGTAACTGCGCTAGTTGTCGCAGTTCATCATCCCCCTGTGGCAAAAACTGGACAGTGATCATACTTACCATTTCCTTTGTTTCTCCTTGGGGCAAACTATAATAACGTCTTTCAGAACGCCATTGACCTACAGATGCTTGGAAAAACTCAGAAATCTGCTGTTCATCAGCGGTTTGGGCAATTTTGAGTAGTGATGTCACTTGTTACCTCACCTGACAATTAATATCTTGCTTTTTTGTAGCTGTAACCCCTGTTGTACTACGATTTGCAGATTCGTATATTGTATTTGGGATACAAAAGCAAGATTTATTTAATATTCTTAATATATACGCAAAATTATTTTTGCATTTGTTCATGACCAGGAAACAGTTCCTGATTCAAACTTGTACTTTCTTGGGTAGCAGCAATTGTAGTTAGTAAAATACCCAGACCAATTCCTAAAGCAAATAGAGGACGTTTAAGAAGAACTAAGTCTCTAACTATTCTGGCTAAAGGTCTACTTTGACGACGTAGTGCTGAAGAAATCATCATAGTCTTCCAAGTAAATGGATCTCTGACGTAGTGACCGCTTTGGGAAACTACGAGTTTTTCCTGACAATACGGACAAGTAAATAAACCGATGTAGGTCTTAACAGGCTTTGTTCTGCTATTTCTTTGGCAGATTGGACAGCTAACATAATTATTATCAAATGTGTGTATATTCATCTATAACATCCGTTTAGTCCATTTAATTGCTCTATCAATATAACTATATTCACTAACTACACTAAGGTGCAGCTTTTAGTAGAGAAGGTTTGTGTAGGCATTAACCTCTGTTTACTATTTACCTATTCTCTGCCACCTAACTGGCAAATCATGCTACAAAATTTAAGAGTAGGAAGAGTAAGAATTGATTTTTGTGTCCATAACTCTATTATTCCACCAGATAGGTTCATAGTTATAACTAACAACGTGGCCTAATTAATAATTCTCTCTTATTGTTACCCTCTGTGATCACCATAATTTGCATTACTTGTTTAGTTTTACCAAAACTTTATCAATCAAGTTGATTCAGTATAGTTGCCTGGTTACTAAATCATGTTTCACAATAATAATTACCCAATAAAAAATTAAATTTTCTCTTACATTTACCCCGTCTCTCCATGACTCTATTGCCTCCTACTCAACTGAAGAAGGTGACGGAAAGACCTGCTCTTCCCATACCTTCGACTCCTCTAACTTATCTGATCAATCGTTTTCAACCATCACCGGAAACCATAGTGCTGTTTTTAGCCATCTTAATCGGTGGTAGTACGGGCATGGGTGTAGTCACATTTCACTATTTAATTCACCTCATTCATGTTCTGTTGTTAGAAAATTTCATGGGACTGATAGGAGTCTGGGGTGCTTGGACTTTAGCCTGTGTCCCCATTCTGGGGGGAATTGTTGTGGGTTTAATGCGTTGGCGCACACACGATTTTGGGCCTGGGCTTTCATCTTTAATTGCTGTTTCCCAAGGTCGAGAAGTTAAACAACAATTAAGACCTGTGACTAAAATGATTGCAGCTGCTGTTTCTTTAGGTAGTGGTGCATCCTTGGGTCCAGAGGGTCCTAGTGTGGAAATTGGTACTAATTTTGGGGTTTTGTTGTCGGATGTACTGCAAGTTTCCCAAGAAAGACAGCGGTTACTTTTGGGTGCTGGTGCTGCGGCTGGTTTAGCGGCTGGGTTTAATGCTCCCATTGCTGGGGTGTTTTTTGCTCTGGAGGTAGTTTTAGGTGCTACTTCCTTTGCCACTTCTGCTGTGAGTGTTGTATTACTTGCTGCGGTTGTCGCTGCTTTAATTGCCCAAATTGGTTTGGGTTCTCAACCTGCTTTTGCTTTACCTGCTTATCAAGTCCGTAGTCTGTGGGAACTACCTCTTTATGTGGGCTTGGGTTTGGGTGCAAGTTTAGTTGCTCTAGTTTATAAACAGGCGATTCAGTTAGCTAAAGATTTTTTTGCTGGTAAGTTGCAAAATTTTGAATTTTTGGGCAAGATTCCTAAACCTGTTCAACCGGTTGTTGGTGGTGCTGTGGTTGGTTTGGTGGCTTTGCAATACCCACAAATTTTGGGTATTGGTTATGGAACTGTACAAGGAATGTTGCAAGATCAGGAGTTTTCTTTAAATCTATTAATTATACTCATGGTCTTGAAAGTCGTGATGACTGCCGTTAGTTCTGCTAATGGTTTTGTTGGTGGTTTGTTTGCCCCAGCGATGTTTTTAGGTGCTTCTTTTGGATCTGCCTATGCTAAATTTTTGGCTTTGATAGTGCCAGCAATTGCTGAATATATGGCTGCTCCTCCTGCCTATGCCATGGTGGGTATGGCTGCGGTTTTAGCAGGGAGTGTGAGAGCGCCTTTAACGGCTATTATCATGTTGTTTGAATTAACCCGTGATTATCGAATTGTTTTACCTTTGATGGCAGCGGTGGGTTTAACTGTATGGTTAGTGGAGCGAATTAAACCAACTGCTAATTCCAATTCTAATTTGCAACAGATTGGTCTTTCTGATTTAAAAGATGAACAGGTAGAAATTGTACAGCATATGTATGTGGCGGATGCAATGCACTCCTATCCTCAAAAAATGCCGATGAATTTGGGGGTTTTGGAAGCAGCAATGGAAATGATCCGCGATCGCATCCACACTGCTTTAATTGTTGATGACAATGATCTTCTAGTCGGAATTCTGTCTCTTGATGATATTAACCGGACTCTTTCTGTTTGGGAAAATTATCAAAATTACCCTGCTGAAATCAAGGTTAATTTATCTAGTCAAACAGTTTTTGATATCTGTACCACTGATCTTCTCTATGCTTGGCAAGATGAACCTTTATCTGAAGCTTTAGATCGGATGACATTACGTGGTTTACACCAGTTACCTGTGGTAGCTAGAGATAATCCTGACTGTATTTTAGGTTTACTAGAAAAAGATAAAATTGCGTTGACCTGTAATTTAGCTGCTACCCGTGAGGCCTTACAGTATTATTTACCTGCTTTGCCTACGACAGATATTGTCATCGGTCATTAGACAAGGATTCAGAACCAAGAACACAACAGAGATTGAGTGTCATGGTTAAATATTTTCAAGGAAATATTAGCTCTATTTCATGACATCACTCAATAACTTTGCTGGTTTTTGATGCCTTGAACTCCTAAATTTCACTCCTAAATTTCTAAGTTATTGGCTATCTGTGAGCAACTATTGGTCAGTTATTAAACTTAACAACTGATATTACGGGTTTAGCATTGCTAAACCCCCATAAATGATCACTGGCAAATAATCTGTAGTTAGGCTGTTTCTTCTACTTCAGCACCATCTTCTTTGTCTTCAGGATCTACTTGGCGTAGTCGAATGTGCTTTTTCCCTAAAGAGATTTCAAATTCATCTCCAGGTTTAAGATTCATCTGTTTTGTATAAGCTGAACCTATGAGTAAGTTATTATTCGACTGGACACTAATTCTATAGCTGGCACTACGTCCACCACGACCGTTGGCACTAGGTGAACTGTCCAACTCAATGCCTTCAGCATCAATTAGGGCATTTAAGAATTTCATCATATTGACGCGCTCTACACCATTTTTGGTAGTAGTATAGTAGCCGCACTGTTTAGCTTTATCTTCCTTACTTTCGTTCTCTAGCTCCTTAACTTTACTGAGTAGTTCATCACCGACAAGGGGTTTAATTTTGTTCTGTTTAGCCATCAACTTAGGTCGAAATTAAATGTTTGAAGTGGTTGAATCGAATTCATTTTAACTGATACTGAGCTAACAGGAAAGAATTCCTTTATTTTTTATCTCAGCATAGCTAAGTATATTACACTTATAGGAAAAATTGTTGCACAATTATCAATCTTGTCAAGTTTTTTTCTCAAAAAAATTCAGGTCATGCTGATATATATATATATAGTTTGTGGATTACTGGTAAACTGTATTTTGTTTAAGTTTTTTAAAGTCCCGTCAAAATTTGGTTGACTGACCAAGGATGATTCTCAAATCATTAGTCATTAAATTTTTACTATTGCCTATTCCTTATTCCCTCTCTTTCTATTCGCTGATCTATGAAACTAACAACCAGAGGACACTATAGTGTAAAGGCATTGCTAGATTTGAGTTTACAACCAAAATATGTACCTGCATCTGTCAGAGCGATCGCCAAGCGCCAAGATATTCCCGCACCTTATTTAGAGAAGTTACTGATGGAAATGCGTCGTGCTGGTTTAGTTAACTCAATTCGTGGTAGTGTAGGCGGCTATCAATTAGCAAAAAAGCCAGAACAAATTTCTATTGGGCAAATTTTAGAGGCTGTGGGCGAAAATTTAACTAATATACCTCTGAATAGTCAACCACCTACACAAGCAGAAGATTGGGTGACATTTACCCTCTGGCAAAGACTTAACCAAAAATTGAAGGAAGCTTTGTACAGTATTACTTTAGCTGATCTTTATTATGATGCCAGAAGTTGGCAAGCATCTTTAGGAGAAGAAGCAAGTTTTGTAGTTTAGTCATTTTTGAGATGACAGGTGAAAGGTTACAGTTTGTTGACTGTTTTATGAATGAAGTAAGCATTCAGTCGTCAGCAGTCAGCTAATAACCAGAAGTAGAAAAACTGAAGATGAGGTGCAAATTTATCATCAAAATTCAGAATTCATGATTTATTAGTCAGAATATCTGATCAAACTGTACATGATTGGATGGTAATTTGTGATATTGGTTTCACAAAGCTAACCGCTGTTAGCTCAATACTGACCTAATGACTGATCACTAATAACTAATGACTAATGACATCTATATACTAATTATTGCTGCTTTATTAGATTATCTAATTGGTGATCCTTGGGGTTGGCCGCATCCAGTACAAGTGATGGGGTTAACAATTTCTGGTTTCAGCAATTTTGTTTTCAAATATGCTCAGAATCCTCAAGTACAGCGCTTTGCTGGAATTGTACTAGCTATTATTTTGATAGTAGGCAGTGGTTTATCTGGCTGGTTAATGGTTCAAATTGCTAGATGGTTACATCCATTGTTAGGAATTGTGGTAGAAAGTATTCTTCTAGCTAGTTGCTTTGCTCTTCATAGTTTACGCAAAGCTGCTGTGGATGTTATTCAACCTTTAACCATGGGAAAATTAGACTCAGCACGGCAGATTTTAAGTAATTATGTGGGTAGGGATACAGAAAATCTGTCAGAAGCGGATATTTTGCGCGCGGTTCTAGAAACGGTGACAGAAAATGCTACTGATGGGGTAATAGCTCCTTTGTTTTATGCAATTGTTGGTGGTGTCATCCCATTTGTGGGATTAGTTCCTTTCGCTTTAGCATATAAAGCCAGTAGTACCTTGGATTCTATGGTTGGTTATCGGTCAGCACCTTATACTGATATTGGTTGGTTTAGTGCTAAGTTAGAAGACTTTTTAACCTGGTTTCCCTGTCGCTTGACTGTGATAACTTTGGCAATTTCATCATTAAAACCTTTATATGTTTGGCGTATTTGTTGCCGAGATGCGGTAAAAGATCCTAGTCCTAATTCTGGTTGGAGTGAATGCGCTTATGCTGCAACTTTGGGTGTGCAGGTGGGAGGAATAAATTTTTATGGTGGAGTAGCAAAACATAAACCGCTGCTAGGAGATGCGATTAATCCTATTACCTCAGATTCGATTGATAAAGCTTTGCAATTAACTCGATATTCTTTTCTATTATGGTTAGTCTTAGGCATATTATTGATTCATAATTCATAACTCAAGTCAGAATTCAGAATTAATTATTCTCCAGTCATCAAACATTATGTCTACTAAAGTCGTTGAAATTCTCTCAGCGGAAGAAATACGTCGTACTCTAACCCGTGTTGCTTCCCAAATTATTGAAAAAACACGGGATTTATCACAGTTGGTACTTTTAGGGATTTATACCAGAGGCGTGCCATTAGCTAATTTGTTAGCACGTCAAATAGAAATTTTAGAAGGCATTGATGTGGCTGTGGGTGCTTTAGATATTACTTTTTACCGTGATGATTTGGATAAGATTGGTTTAAGAACTCCTGCTAAAACTGAGATCCCTTTTGATTTGACTGGTAAAACTGTTGTTTTAGTAGATGATGTGATTTTTAAAGGTAGGACAATTCGTGCGGCTTTAAATGCGGTGAATGAGTATGGCAGACCAGAGGTAATTCGTTTAGCTGTATTAGTAGATAGAGGTCATCGAGAAGTACCTATTCATCCTGATTTTGTGGGTAAGAAATTACCTACAGCTAAAGAGGAAATTGTGAAAGTTTATTTGCAAGATGTAGATGAACGAGATGGGGTGGAGTTAATTGGTAATTAGGGGCTAGTAACTGACTCTCTCGCTTTCAGCAGCACTCATATATAAGTAACAAAGCTAAAACTGTTAGCATCCTACATCCTATTTAGGTACTACGGGCATTGGTGGTTGTTTTTGCTGACGTTGTAAATATTGACTTAATAAGTACGCCATGTCACCACGATTCATGGGACTTAATGGGTTAATGTTGCCATTGGGGTCTGTGTTGATGAATCCTTCGGCGATGACTGTGGCGATCGCCTTTCTTGCCCATTGGGGTATAGAATTTTGATCAGGATATGATTCTAGAATCTCATTGACTGTGGCATCGGGAAACTGAAAGACTCCATAAGCTTGGGCAAAAATTGCGATACCTTCAGCCCTTGTTACTTTTTGGTTAGGGAAAAACATTTTCCCCCTATAACCTTTCATAATATCTGTTTTTAAGACTGTTTGAATATCTTGATAAGCCCAATGATATTTAGGGACATCGGGAACATTTACAGCTTTTTCTTGTTTAGCTTCTTGGCGTTGATCTAAATAAAAAGCTTTAACTAAAATTGTTGCTAATTCTGCCCGACTAATTAATCTTTCTGGATAAAATTTACCATCGGGTAAATTATTCATTAATTTGGATTCTACAACTTTTTGGATATAATCTAAATCAGAACTATTAATATTTTCAACAGATGGCTGTTCTGTATTCATTTCTTGGGCAGTAACTGGGCTGTTTGATAAACAGGTTAATAATGTCAATGTACCTAGTAAATATTTTATCGCTATTATCATTTTAAACCTACAGGTTGTTTACACAAGTTTGGATTATGTTCTGTATTAGGAAATTACAGAATATTCATTTTTTCATGAAGACTCTTTTTGCTAGTTAAAAGTTTCATATTTAAACTTCATTTTGAGGAGCGTCATTGATAGGTAAAATTATATTTTCTGTATACTTAGCAAGTAATTGACGTTCAGATTCCCAATTTTGATATAAATTCATATTGTTGGCGAGAAATTCTTTACTAACTCTAGACTCTGAAATAGGCCAGCCAAATACTGACAGAATAGCTCTTTCTACAATCCAGTTTAGATGCTGAAGCGCAACTGATAATGAATACAGTTGAGATTTATTGAATGTGTCTCCATGAACGAGCTTGTTTCTAATTTCTGTAAGAGATGTTTTACCAGTAACATTCCAAATATCTTTTAAATCTAGTTGTAATGAATCACAGAATTGCTTAAAGGCAGTGCTAAAAGAAACACGATTTAACTCAGCAACCTTTTCATAAATTAATTGTCTTTTTTCTGGCGTTGCTTCTAAATCAGGGTATTTTTTTATCCATTTTTTAATCTCCTTTTCAAATACCTTCCAATCATCTTGAGACAGTACAAATTCTAATTCATTTTGTCGGCGAAAGTTTAAAACAAGTGTTTCTAGAACAGAATATAATCTAGTGAAAGAGCTTTCTAATGTAGCTTGCTCATTAGCACTGATATAAGAATAAATAGCTTGTCTTATAAGTATTTTTGGCTCAATTACTAAGAAGTTTTCATAAGCTGTTTCTATAAAACCTTTAAATTTACTTTTATCAACTATTGTTTCCTCTATACTATTTTCTTGGATATTTGTGGGAAGTGCTAAATTTCTTCTATAAAATTTCGTGAAATATTTTGAACAAACTAATTGCCAGCCAAGACAAAGGCAACGTTGCCTTGTTATGAAAGAAACTATTGCCAAAAAATCATCAAGATAATTAAGAATATCCTCTAATTTTTGGCTTTGTAAGTCTGCTTTACATTCTGCTACAAGTTCAGTAAAAGTTACTATATCATTGCTTTCCTTATTGTCCAGATAGCGATGATGGTTAGTAAAAATAACAGGAATAAAATTTGCTAGTAAAAATTCAAATTTATGTATAGTTTCAACTTTTACTTCACCAGTATAACTGCGTTCAATAATTTGAACAGGTGATAAAAGTACATTTGGAGTAAGCCAGAAATAAATGCTACTATTTACGTTAGCATTTTCATCATTATATTCATTGTTCAAAAAGTTGGTGATTTGAAAATCTATTGGATCTCCTATTAAAATATTTTCTTGAAAATCTGAACCAAAGTTACGAATATTTATACCTTTACTATAAACTTTACTTGCGTTTATTTTTCCTGTTATTTCTCCGGCAGTATTTCTCAATATTCCTTCAATTGAGAACTCAAATAGATGACGTGTCAGCGAAAGATGTTCTTGTGTTATGTAAAAATGAATGTTAATAGGATCAATAAGTTTTTTAGGCAGGAAAATTTTACAGGGAACATTATCTATTTGAAAATTATCTAACTTTTTTATAGTCATCAGAAGTTGATAATCTGCTTTAGCTTCTTCGGTCATTTACAACTCCTATTTTAAATATGCTCAAATAAATTTATTATATGATATACATTTTTCAGTAAAAACTTCAACCAAAAAGTATAAAATTTTTCTTAAAGGATATATTTGATATTGTTCAAGACTAAAAAGCTTGGAATATTTGAAAATCCACCGTTAAAGAAAGAAATAAACTTAAACTACAAAATGTATGTAATTTGGGTTATGTTCATTGTATGTAAATTTTATGGAGCAGTTTTAGAAATGTCCGTATCAGCAGATCCCGTCAAGTTGATGAAGCAAGAAGTTGGTAAAGCTGCCGCTGCCTTGGTAAAATCAGGTTCTATTGTTGGCTTAGGTACGGGTTCAACTACAGCTTATACAATACAGTTTTTGGGCGATCGCCTCAAGTCTGGAGAACTTAAAGATATTGTTGGTGTTCCCACTTCGTT from Okeanomitos corallinicola TIOX110 includes the following:
- a CDS encoding AbrB family transcriptional regulator; translated protein: MAKQNKIKPLVGDELLSKVKELENESKEDKAKQCGYYTTTKNGVERVNMMKFLNALIDAEGIELDSSPSANGRGGRSASYRISVQSNNNLLIGSAYTKQMNLKPGDEFEISLGKKHIRLRQVDPEDKEDGAEVEETA
- a CDS encoding S-layer homology domain-containing protein — its product is MIIAIKYLLGTLTLLTCLSNSPVTAQEMNTEQPSVENINSSDLDYIQKVVESKLMNNLPDGKFYPERLISRAELATILVKAFYLDQRQEAKQEKAVNVPDVPKYHWAYQDIQTVLKTDIMKGYRGKMFFPNQKVTRAEGIAIFAQAYGVFQFPDATVNEILESYPDQNSIPQWARKAIATVIAEGFINTDPNGNINPLSPMNRGDMAYLLSQYLQRQQKQPPMPVVPK
- a CDS encoding phycobiliprotein lyase; translation: MTSLLKIAQTADEQQISEFFQASVGQWRSERRYYSLPQGETKEMVSMITVQFLPQGDDELRQLAQLHNLTDLNSLICGAKVSWQSIDLNKTQQESAGITVFGAEGNTLYRDRGFATTKPVTAQYYFPNLNTLCLRTEYHNSLFEEEIKLIGDKYRTRQTIISRAGEQLMIGQYLEKRI
- a CDS encoding chloride channel protein, which gives rise to MTLLPPTQLKKVTERPALPIPSTPLTYLINRFQPSPETIVLFLAILIGGSTGMGVVTFHYLIHLIHVLLLENFMGLIGVWGAWTLACVPILGGIVVGLMRWRTHDFGPGLSSLIAVSQGREVKQQLRPVTKMIAAAVSLGSGASLGPEGPSVEIGTNFGVLLSDVLQVSQERQRLLLGAGAAAGLAAGFNAPIAGVFFALEVVLGATSFATSAVSVVLLAAVVAALIAQIGLGSQPAFALPAYQVRSLWELPLYVGLGLGASLVALVYKQAIQLAKDFFAGKLQNFEFLGKIPKPVQPVVGGAVVGLVALQYPQILGIGYGTVQGMLQDQEFSLNLLIILMVLKVVMTAVSSANGFVGGLFAPAMFLGASFGSAYAKFLALIVPAIAEYMAAPPAYAMVGMAAVLAGSVRAPLTAIIMLFELTRDYRIVLPLMAAVGLTVWLVERIKPTANSNSNLQQIGLSDLKDEQVEIVQHMYVADAMHSYPQKMPMNLGVLEAAMEMIRDRIHTALIVDDNDLLVGILSLDDINRTLSVWENYQNYPAEIKVNLSSQTVFDICTTDLLYAWQDEPLSEALDRMTLRGLHQLPVVARDNPDCILGLLEKDKIALTCNLAATREALQYYLPALPTTDIVIGH
- a CDS encoding Uma2 family endonuclease, whose translation is MYQTDPPRSAQEFLPTMYDLPSEDPEEPGLPDEFHLLQPQLLRETFCPSNFPENQVFIATDLNLYYDVHHPLWYKRPDWFAVVDVPRLYAQKELRLSYVVWQEGVNPFVVVEFTSPGTEKEDLGRTLRDASQPPTKWEVYERVLRVPYYIVFDRYTDQLRAFQLQGSSYAELEINQLRVWLNDIELGLGLWQGVYEGIERQWLRWYDASDNWVLTPAERERKQGERERRRAERLAAQLRALGVEPDFGDDEEG
- a CDS encoding RNA-binding protein — protein: MSVYVGNLSYEVTPEDLTQVFAEYGSVKRVQIPTDRETGRVRGFAFVEMSSEEEETAAIEALDGAEWMGRGLKVNKAKPKEDRGGGGGGGRRGRY
- a CDS encoding Rrf2 family transcriptional regulator — its product is MKLTTRGHYSVKALLDLSLQPKYVPASVRAIAKRQDIPAPYLEKLLMEMRRAGLVNSIRGSVGGYQLAKKPEQISIGQILEAVGENLTNIPLNSQPPTQAEDWVTFTLWQRLNQKLKEALYSITLADLYYDARSWQASLGEEASFVV
- the cbiB gene encoding adenosylcobinamide-phosphate synthase CbiB; amino-acid sequence: MTNDIYILIIAALLDYLIGDPWGWPHPVQVMGLTISGFSNFVFKYAQNPQVQRFAGIVLAIILIVGSGLSGWLMVQIARWLHPLLGIVVESILLASCFALHSLRKAAVDVIQPLTMGKLDSARQILSNYVGRDTENLSEADILRAVLETVTENATDGVIAPLFYAIVGGVIPFVGLVPFALAYKASSTLDSMVGYRSAPYTDIGWFSAKLEDFLTWFPCRLTVITLAISSLKPLYVWRICCRDAVKDPSPNSGWSECAYAATLGVQVGGINFYGGVAKHKPLLGDAINPITSDSIDKALQLTRYSFLLWLVLGILLIHNS
- the pyrR gene encoding bifunctional pyr operon transcriptional regulator/uracil phosphoribosyltransferase PyrR, producing the protein MSTKVVEILSAEEIRRTLTRVASQIIEKTRDLSQLVLLGIYTRGVPLANLLARQIEILEGIDVAVGALDITFYRDDLDKIGLRTPAKTEIPFDLTGKTVVLVDDVIFKGRTIRAALNAVNEYGRPEVIRLAVLVDRGHREVPIHPDFVGKKLPTAKEEIVKVYLQDVDERDGVELIGN